One segment of Carya illinoinensis cultivar Pawnee chromosome 1, C.illinoinensisPawnee_v1, whole genome shotgun sequence DNA contains the following:
- the LOC122303366 gene encoding gibberellin 3-beta-dioxygenase 1-like, translating to MPSRLSDAFRAHPVHLCHKHPDFTSLQELPDSYTWGHLDVESSSSDGDSFSSESVPVVDLSDPNALTLVGHACKTWGVFQVTNHNISQNLLDDIENTGRSLFSLPVQQKLKAARTPDGVSGYGLARISSFFPKLMWSEGFTVVGSPLEQFRQLWPQDYGKFCDIIEEYETEMKKLAGRLMWLMLGSLGISKEDIKWAGPKGDLKGASAALQLNSYPACPDPDRAMGLAAHTDSTLLTILYQNNTSGLQVHREGTGWVTVPPVPGALVVNVGDLLHILSNGSYPSVLHRAVVNRTLYRLSVAYLYGPPGSVQISPLSKLLGPSRPPLYRPVTWTEYLGTKAKHFNKALSSVRLCAPLSGLVDVNDHNRVQVG from the exons ATGCCTTCAAGACTATCAGATGCCTTTAGAGCCCATCCTGTCCACCTGTGCCATAAACACCCTGACTTCACCTCACTCCAAGAGTTACCTGACTCGTACACATGGGGACACCTCGACGTCGAGTCTTCTTCTTCAGATGGTGACTCATTTAGCTCAGAGTCCGTGCCAGTTGTAGATCTCTCTGACCCAAATGCTCTCACACTAGTAGGCCATGCATGTAAAACTTGGGGTGTGTTCCAAGTTACAAACCATAACATCTCTCAAAACCTTCTTGATGACATTGAGAATACTGGTAGAAGCCTATTCTCTCTACCTGTCCAGCAAAAACTCAAAGCCGCTCGTACCCCAGATGGTGTCTCCGGCTATGGCCTGGCTCGgatctcttcctttttcccaAAGCTCATGTGGTCCGAGGGATTTACCGTCGTAGGCTCGCCACTCGAACAATTCCGCCAACTTTGGCCGCAAGATTATGGCAAATTCTG tGACATAATTGAAGAATACGAGACAGAGATGAAAAAGCTCGCGGGGAGGCTTATGTGGCTAATGCTAGGCTCCTTGGGCATATCCAAGGAAGATATCAAATGGGCTGGCCCAAAAGGTGACTTGAAAGGGGCATCCGCAGCCTTGCAACTGAACTCCTATCCTGCTTGTCCGGACCCCGACCGAGCCATGGGTCTAGCAGCGCACACCGACTCGACCCTGCTCACCATTCTCTACCAAAACAACACCAGTGGCCTTCAGGTCCACCGGGAGGGAACAGGGTGGGTCACGGTTCCACCAGTTCCGGGTGCACTTGTGGTCAACGTGGGCGACCTCCTCCACATTCTATCAAACGGCTCGTACCCGAGTGTCCTCCACCGCGCCGTTGTTAACCGCACCCTTTATCGTCTCTCAGTTGCATATCTCTATGGGCCACCAGGAAGTGTCCAAATCTCGCCACTCTCAAAGCTGCTAGGACCCAGTCGCCCCCCACTCTACCGGCCAGTCACTTGGACTGAGTACCTTGGCACCAAGGCTAAGCATTTCAACAAGGCACTTTCCTCTGTCCGCCTTTGCGCTCCTCTTAGTGGATTGGTTGATGTAAATGATCATAACAGAGTACAAgttggctag